A window of Flexistipes sp. contains these coding sequences:
- a CDS encoding autotransporter outer membrane beta-barrel domain-containing protein, producing the protein MKRRFYRKSVMFLGVLLFVFLSGTALAVDYGDNITGISGLYTNSDNITASEIVGDNESAKAYGVYGLNVDNLSFHNTTSGSISAHSSIGNVTDGNNYSSVATGVYLRDNVTQFNNEGVISAVSEAGSSIDGYLTSSATGVFSDADMNSFSNSGDIIVNANIGNNNDNNSNNYIDIEGVSGIYMTGSVDNFLNSGNISVSAEGGNGIGNLDSYSDVYIDNVIGVELGSLIESFNNTGTISVDAKLGFNEGYYTYNGIENVYGINAGFVNADFSNTGVIDVNVQTGDANSFDDGLSYIDVVYGVNLNGAVESFTNSGQISVSALTGNANGYDNSDSYIYDANGVYLSFVESFENSGFIDVNAQSGDANDNYTESYIEYVRGIFVDSLNDSFTNSGQISVSALTGDVNGYNSYAYVDEVVGVSSYFNEGDFSNEGLIDVNVQTGNADNISSGSFISYVSGASVNGVNDFQNSGDITVSAETGSANDNETNVSIDTVSGASVYGDVNNFNNSGSVIVSTTTGDANGYSSNAESYNIKGTLLSGNVGDFNNSGNIVVENIVGNANGDSSTVRTSDVFALDKNDINAGTYGAYIGNDFDVNSFVNSGNIEASVKAGGAIGDYSEIYAGHVLGVDIGSTSEVFYTDSIPSNIPQLQGTVQQVPSSGLHVGSFENSGTISASAEAGDAAGQESWVSVFTANSVWIDYSKVFNFTNKGTMISQGSAGSATGIDSIVGLSDFGMGFLGEVGNFTNEGSIVTEVSAGNATGEGSAVLVGSSGMKVGGASIDEVSLKVSRTYFPYFPVYGVLFGNTLYNFENSGTVAVSAEAGSAMDNNSRVGVSGVLGVLAGMNPETGGVGNFVNDGDITVDARTGDASGYDSDISIFQTAGVGVASYMDNFTNTGTISVNTEAGDASGIESGVDLGGLTGILVGSGYYGGLGNFINEGLISVSSLGGNAAADNTSVGIEGVTGANFDAYSDMVNNFENTGDISVDTKLGNAAGNNTDVDIWDVAGTSFDAKVDNFTNTGTISVNAETGEASGDNSDIDIANIIGVMTRYRSVRAFMDVTPGSDSGVNNFTNSGNINVVAKSGGALGYDTTAEIESIFGGEFNSSVDNLTNSGEISVVASAGDAAGDNSTVNISGVGGLSFETGVKNAENTGSVLTSVRAGDASGDNSTINIEGITGIYLGGDSEFVNNGHIGVSVTGGKGSNINQVAGMVAADTDNTTIENNGLISVKIDAEQADSVDNVSGIYVVRAPGDTVNISNTGMINLWSSAPEADSDIRTLRIGEDSSVRLQDKFAITFGQMGVDERPIYMDNNSTLDLNDAGLIARTGTDLSFNSPYYLIENDNGTVSGEFGKLYKGFTNPEIGVSWYGSDRGENSGVVFDYNPQNSTPSLGVTNTGIIADSIFDRILSGSSFSGGLFASGTKVYYAQAEQNDNTATDAGSSLGYLSGNEAGPQENKDAVYLYPFYESLQGDDLAYDSTATGLVLGYEKGIGDRLRFGVFGGYAKGNLDFDIQGSDEEDQTFYSLGINLDRLAGYGSPWYFGLKAMAYRTNHDYTGYTGPSYQLTEDADYDSNGLKGRLTVGYRIAGSDWEIMPNVGAEMTRWELDSFTTDASDSAWDKKYSSESNSYTTLMAGISGEKNWRTSSNNRLYLGALVRLEQVAGDNDISVDQELANLNSGKVEVEQDISDFSIVGKAELGIEIGKRYSFSLVPGIKMNSDYKSYSGQAVFRLKF; encoded by the coding sequence ATGAAACGTAGATTTTATCGAAAATCGGTAATGTTTTTGGGAGTGCTTTTGTTTGTATTTTTATCGGGTACAGCTCTTGCTGTCGACTACGGGGATAACATTACGGGTATATCAGGATTGTATACTAATTCTGATAATATCACCGCATCGGAAATTGTTGGCGATAATGAAAGCGCTAAAGCCTACGGTGTGTATGGGCTTAACGTGGACAATTTGTCTTTCCATAATACTACCAGCGGCAGTATAAGTGCTCACAGCAGTATCGGAAATGTAACAGATGGTAACAATTATTCCTCTGTTGCTACCGGTGTTTATCTTAGGGATAATGTTACACAGTTTAATAATGAGGGAGTTATATCTGCTGTTTCAGAGGCTGGAAGTTCTATCGACGGCTACTTAACTTCATCTGCCACAGGTGTTTTCAGTGATGCTGATATGAATAGTTTCAGCAACTCAGGAGATATTATTGTTAATGCAAATATTGGGAATAACAATGACAATAATTCAAATAATTATATTGATATTGAGGGAGTATCGGGGATATATATGACCGGTAGTGTTGATAATTTTTTGAACAGCGGCAATATTTCCGTTTCTGCTGAAGGCGGGAATGGAATAGGAAACCTGGATTCTTACTCCGATGTTTATATTGATAATGTTATAGGTGTAGAGTTAGGTTCATTGATAGAAAGCTTCAATAATACCGGAACAATATCGGTAGATGCAAAATTGGGGTTTAATGAAGGATATTACACATATAATGGGATAGAAAATGTTTACGGTATTAATGCTGGTTTTGTCAATGCTGACTTTAGTAACACAGGAGTAATAGATGTTAATGTTCAAACCGGTGATGCCAACAGTTTTGATGATGGACTGTCGTATATTGATGTTGTTTACGGAGTTAATTTAAATGGTGCAGTTGAGTCATTTACCAACTCCGGACAAATATCAGTCAGCGCTTTGACCGGGAATGCTAATGGTTACGATAATAGCGATTCATACATTTATGATGCTAATGGAGTATACTTAAGTTTTGTGGAGAGTTTTGAAAATTCCGGCTTTATAGATGTTAATGCTCAATCCGGTGATGCCAATGATAATTACACTGAATCTTATATTGAGTATGTTCGCGGTATATTTGTTGATAGTTTAAATGATTCATTTACCAACTCCGGACAAATATCAGTCAGCGCTTTAACCGGAGATGTTAATGGCTATAATTCTTATGCATATGTTGACGAAGTTGTTGGAGTTTCTTCTTATTTTAATGAGGGCGATTTCAGTAATGAAGGTTTGATTGATGTTAATGTTCAAACCGGTAATGCTGACAATATTTCATCCGGTTCTTTCATAAGTTATGTGTCAGGAGCCTCTGTTAATGGTGTTAATGACTTTCAAAATTCAGGAGATATTACTGTTAGTGCTGAAACAGGCAGTGCAAATGATAATGAAACTAACGTCAGTATAGACACTGTTTCCGGAGCATCAGTATATGGTGATGTGAATAATTTTAATAACTCAGGTAGTGTTATAGTAAGTACCACTACCGGTGATGCTAATGGCTATTCTTCGAATGCTGAATCGTACAACATTAAAGGAACTTTGCTTTCGGGCAATGTTGGTGATTTTAACAATTCGGGAAATATAGTGGTTGAAAATATTGTGGGGAATGCAAACGGTGACAGCAGTACAGTTAGAACATCTGATGTATTTGCTTTAGATAAAAACGATATTAATGCAGGAACTTATGGAGCTTATATTGGAAATGATTTTGATGTGAACAGTTTTGTCAACTCCGGCAATATAGAGGCTTCTGTAAAAGCAGGTGGCGCTATTGGTGATTATTCTGAAATTTACGCAGGTCATGTGCTGGGAGTTGATATAGGAAGCACTTCAGAGGTATTTTACACAGATTCAATTCCTTCAAATATCCCTCAATTACAGGGAACTGTACAACAAGTTCCATCATCTGGTTTACATGTCGGCTCATTTGAAAACAGCGGCACCATTTCCGCTTCTGCTGAAGCTGGAGATGCAGCCGGACAGGAATCTTGGGTAAGTGTTTTTACGGCAAATTCAGTTTGGATTGATTACAGCAAAGTGTTCAATTTCACAAATAAAGGGACCATGATTTCTCAGGGCTCAGCAGGCAGTGCAACAGGAATAGACTCAATAGTAGGTTTGTCTGATTTTGGTATGGGTTTTCTCGGTGAAGTGGGTAATTTTACAAATGAGGGAAGTATTGTCACAGAAGTATCAGCTGGTAACGCAACAGGAGAAGGTTCAGCTGTTTTAGTAGGTTCATCTGGAATGAAAGTAGGGGGTGCCTCAATAGATGAGGTTTCGTTGAAGGTGTCAAGAACATACTTCCCATATTTTCCTGTGTATGGAGTGCTTTTTGGCAATACATTATACAATTTTGAAAATTCGGGGACAGTTGCTGTTTCTGCCGAGGCAGGCAGCGCTATGGATAATAATTCCCGTGTGGGTGTCTCTGGGGTTTTAGGAGTCCTGGCAGGTATGAATCCGGAAACCGGAGGTGTTGGTAATTTTGTTAATGATGGTGACATTACGGTTGATGCAAGAACCGGCGATGCTTCCGGCTACGATAGCGATATAAGTATTTTTCAAACAGCCGGAGTTGGTGTGGCCTCCTATATGGATAATTTTACAAATACCGGTACTATTTCAGTAAATACTGAAGCGGGGGACGCTTCAGGAATTGAATCAGGAGTTGACCTTGGTGGGTTAACGGGGATTTTAGTAGGCTCCGGATATTACGGCGGCCTTGGGAATTTTATAAATGAAGGTTTAATTTCCGTCAGTTCACTGGGTGGCAATGCTGCTGCAGATAACACTTCTGTTGGAATTGAAGGTGTTACCGGTGCGAATTTTGATGCCTATTCGGACATGGTAAATAATTTTGAAAATACGGGTGATATTTCAGTAGACACTAAACTAGGTAATGCTGCAGGTAACAATACAGATGTGGATATTTGGGATGTTGCGGGTACAAGTTTTGATGCAAAGGTGGATAACTTTACAAATACCGGCACTATTTCTGTTAACGCTGAAACCGGTGAAGCTTCAGGGGATAATTCTGATATTGATATAGCTAATATAATAGGAGTTATGACAAGATACAGGTCAGTAAGAGCATTTATGGATGTAACGCCGGGTAGTGATAGTGGTGTTAATAACTTTACTAACTCAGGAAATATTAATGTTGTAGCTAAAAGTGGAGGTGCGCTTGGCTATGACACTACAGCCGAAATAGAAAGTATATTTGGAGGAGAATTTAATTCCTCCGTTGATAACCTTACAAACTCAGGGGAAATATCTGTAGTAGCCTCAGCAGGTGACGCTGCGGGAGATAATTCAACAGTTAATATTTCCGGTGTAGGTGGTTTGAGTTTTGAAACAGGAGTAAAAAATGCTGAAAATACAGGCTCTGTTTTGACAAGTGTAAGAGCCGGCGATGCATCAGGTGACAATTCGACTATTAATATTGAAGGAATAACTGGAATATATTTAGGCGGAGATTCTGAGTTTGTGAACAACGGACACATTGGAGTTTCAGTTACCGGTGGTAAAGGTTCAAATATAAATCAGGTTGCAGGAATGGTAGCCGCTGATACAGATAACACCACTATCGAAAATAACGGCTTGATTTCTGTAAAAATTGATGCAGAGCAGGCAGACTCTGTAGACAATGTTTCCGGCATTTATGTTGTACGCGCGCCCGGAGACACTGTTAACATATCCAATACCGGTATGATAAACCTGTGGAGCAGCGCTCCTGAGGCTGATTCAGATATTCGTACACTGAGAATCGGAGAAGACTCATCCGTAAGACTGCAGGATAAATTTGCAATTACTTTCGGTCAGATGGGTGTGGATGAAAGACCTATTTACATGGATAATAACTCAACACTCGATTTGAATGATGCCGGGCTTATAGCAAGAACCGGAACGGATTTAAGCTTCAACAGTCCATATTATCTCATTGAGAATGATAATGGTACGGTTTCGGGAGAATTCGGTAAACTATATAAAGGGTTTACCAATCCTGAAATAGGTGTTTCATGGTATGGCAGTGACAGGGGAGAGAATTCCGGCGTTGTTTTTGACTATAATCCACAAAATTCAACTCCTTCCCTTGGTGTTACAAACACTGGAATAATAGCAGATTCGATATTTGACAGGATACTCTCAGGCAGTTCATTTTCCGGCGGATTGTTTGCATCCGGTACCAAAGTGTATTATGCACAGGCCGAACAAAACGACAATACAGCAACTGATGCAGGCTCGTCACTGGGATATTTAAGTGGCAATGAGGCTGGTCCTCAGGAAAATAAAGATGCTGTCTATCTTTATCCTTTCTATGAGAGTTTGCAAGGTGATGATTTAGCTTATGATAGTACCGCAACAGGTTTAGTTTTGGGATATGAGAAGGGAATCGGAGACAGACTGCGTTTTGGAGTTTTCGGCGGCTATGCAAAAGGAAATCTTGATTTTGATATTCAGGGATCCGATGAAGAAGATCAGACATTCTATTCTCTGGGTATTAATCTCGACAGACTGGCAGGATACGGTTCTCCCTGGTATTTTGGTCTGAAAGCTATGGCATACCGGACAAATCACGACTATACAGGGTATACCGGACCAAGTTATCAGTTAACAGAAGACGCAGACTATGACAGTAACGGTCTTAAAGGTAGGTTAACTGTAGGTTACCGAATTGCTGGCAGCGATTGGGAAATTATGCCTAATGTTGGTGCTGAAATGACACGCTGGGAACTTGACAGTTTTACAACAGATGCATCAGATTCAGCCTGGGATAAGAAATACAGCAGTGAGAGCAACTCTTATACAACACTGATGGCGGGAATTTCCGGTGAAAAGAACTGGAGAACATCATCCAATAACAGACTTTACTTGGGAGCGCTGGTAAGACTGGAGCAGGTAGCCGGTGATAATGATATATCGGTTGATCAGGAGCTGGCTAACTTGAATTCCGGAAAAGTGGAAGTTGAGCAGGATATAAGTGATTTCTCCATTGTTGGTAAAGCAGAGCTTGGTATAGAAATTGGAAAACGTTACTCTTTTAGTTTGGTACCGGGAATAAAAATGAACTCTGACTATAAATCTTATTCCGGTCAGGCTGTATTTCGTTTGAAATTTTAA
- a CDS encoding CSLREA domain-containing protein, with the protein MKKLSYFIAVFLLLFLYSCGGSGGESSDSTNIQPEAPAASAVQVTGRAILGPLSNANVNVYCSDNLSAAVFAGNTSDYNINSYNQTGIFSFSDNNSCSFYLVEVNGGSDIDPNDDGIVNTTDIIKNSGKIRAFLTESSFTGNITVNVLTEIAYRLLQSRLDIGYLSVNDLIRDLNIISEKLLSSDITGDDVINSDDLLHFDPLEHNIYFKHAEPGKSYEDLLPDDNTSSLTFIESIYENVRFNLDDITGKNISDDLSNIYYKDEDGDGYSDRDNAVVSYEKPPGYSSIPPPIIVTTTEDTINPSDNKISLREAVNNAYSNQPVIFDQALDGEVIYLNKIADNHTILKGEVMGMRMEPSGPVSYLEGYFDRDYGKSALYARKNLILDASDLTNGITLKWDGVSDNKYARVLAVYGDLVLKNVSITGGNNKAEKLDSKSQPWTLSRGCGVAVWGTAKIIGSKIYHNSCLGDFDQARDRGAFGGGVYANIVKIEDSVISGNEVVGVGAAGGGVYSVGGIDPYSDNSIIKRSSISGNLIQGMFAYGGGIYSDGGSIGNQKKITVVNSTVTQNLAEPYPYLPPFLLDMGYWRGGGIYMSNGYMEIKSSTIVNNEVGGKLRIDDLNKPNIGGGGIAATIGNAHAVEDMKISQSIVAGNKLHYDNGTIKAEDIFTGSLLSFISGGYNLFGKVNFDHILVPVGEYLWRSLIRIHYPKVGDVNSVDMSQVLNLTTGIEESSIINSKGVDAGGPVILYYRPAGNALDKIPDTYSVNYVEGQYNLSGSTADSDFLRIFLDRLENYLQVDNLTNNFITSFEDFLLNYDIDPDTSGIQHYTDPDNNSITSLDNVNFYGPAETWPSNLSNYPYILFWQKLREYMHDNYSLSYDESILNGNIWDSLFSTGYLNENSNIYMDILTNTLNNSISVYDQLGFERPANLQSDIGALEIN; encoded by the coding sequence ATGTAAATGTTTATTGTTCAGATAATTTATCTGCTGCTGTTTTTGCTGGCAATACTTCAGATTATAACATCAACAGTTATAACCAGACAGGTATTTTCTCCTTTTCTGATAATAATTCGTGTTCTTTTTACCTGGTAGAGGTGAATGGAGGCAGCGATATTGATCCCAACGATGACGGAATTGTAAACACTACTGATATTATTAAAAACAGTGGAAAGATTCGGGCTTTCTTAACGGAAAGCTCTTTTACTGGCAACATCACTGTTAATGTTTTAACAGAGATAGCTTACAGACTTCTGCAAAGCAGGCTGGATATAGGGTATCTCAGCGTAAATGATTTAATAAGAGATTTAAACATAATTTCCGAAAAATTACTAAGCAGTGATATCACGGGTGATGATGTGATAAATTCGGATGACCTTCTTCACTTTGACCCTTTGGAACATAACATTTATTTTAAACATGCAGAGCCGGGTAAAAGCTACGAAGATTTACTCCCCGATGATAATACCAGTTCTTTGACCTTTATAGAATCTATATACGAAAATGTTCGTTTTAATTTAGATGATATTACCGGGAAAAATATCTCTGATGATTTATCTAACATTTATTACAAGGATGAAGACGGTGACGGTTACAGTGATAGAGACAATGCTGTAGTAAGTTACGAGAAACCTCCCGGATATTCTTCAATACCGCCGCCTATTATTGTTACCACGACAGAAGATACAATAAATCCTTCCGATAACAAAATTTCACTTCGTGAAGCTGTAAACAATGCTTACAGTAATCAGCCTGTTATTTTTGACCAGGCTTTGGACGGTGAAGTAATTTATCTGAATAAAATTGCAGATAATCATACCATATTAAAAGGTGAAGTTATGGGGATGAGAATGGAGCCGAGCGGGCCGGTATCATATCTCGAAGGGTATTTTGACCGGGATTACGGTAAATCTGCGCTGTATGCCCGAAAAAATCTAATTCTGGATGCATCAGATCTTACAAATGGAATAACACTTAAATGGGATGGAGTTTCTGATAATAAATATGCAAGAGTACTGGCAGTATATGGTGATCTTGTTTTGAAAAATGTGTCCATTACCGGCGGTAATAATAAAGCCGAAAAGCTGGATTCGAAAAGTCAGCCATGGACATTGTCCCGGGGCTGCGGTGTGGCAGTTTGGGGAACGGCGAAAATAATCGGCAGTAAGATATACCATAACAGTTGTCTGGGGGATTTTGACCAGGCAAGAGACAGGGGTGCCTTTGGCGGAGGAGTATATGCAAATATCGTTAAGATAGAAGACTCGGTTATCAGCGGTAATGAGGTTGTTGGTGTCGGAGCAGCCGGAGGTGGAGTTTATTCTGTCGGAGGCATAGATCCGTATTCCGATAATTCAATAATTAAAAGGTCAAGTATCTCCGGTAATCTTATTCAGGGGATGTTTGCTTACGGTGGTGGAATATATTCAGACGGCGGCAGTATAGGTAATCAGAAAAAAATTACAGTGGTTAATTCAACTGTAACGCAGAATCTCGCCGAGCCTTATCCATACCTTCCACCCTTTCTCCTGGATATGGGTTATTGGCGTGGCGGCGGCATTTACATGTCAAACGGCTATATGGAAATAAAAAGCTCCACAATTGTGAATAATGAAGTAGGTGGGAAACTTAGAATAGATGATTTGAATAAACCGAATATAGGCGGCGGCGGTATTGCAGCTACCATAGGAAACGCTCACGCTGTGGAAGATATGAAGATAAGCCAGTCTATAGTTGCCGGAAATAAACTGCATTATGATAACGGTACAATAAAAGCCGAAGACATTTTCACCGGCTCATTGCTGTCTTTTATTTCCGGTGGCTACAACTTGTTTGGTAAAGTTAATTTTGATCATATTTTAGTGCCTGTAGGAGAGTACTTGTGGAGATCTTTGATCAGAATACATTATCCGAAAGTGGGAGATGTAAACAGTGTTGATATGAGTCAGGTGCTTAATCTGACAACAGGTATTGAAGAATCTTCTATAATCAACTCAAAAGGTGTTGATGCAGGTGGGCCTGTGATACTTTATTACCGGCCCGCCGGTAATGCCCTGGATAAAATTCCTGACACTTATTCGGTGAATTATGTAGAAGGTCAATATAATTTGTCGGGCAGCACTGCAGACAGCGATTTCTTACGTATATTTTTAGACAGGCTGGAAAATTATCTGCAAGTAGATAACTTAACCAATAATTTTATAACTTCTTTTGAGGATTTTCTTTTGAATTACGATATAGACCCTGATACTTCAGGAATTCAGCATTATACAGATCCTGACAATAATTCCATTACTTCTTTGGATAATGTGAATTTCTATGGTCCTGCAGAAACCTGGCCTTCCAATCTTAGTAATTATCCTTATATTTTATTTTGGCAGAAACTTCGCGAATATATGCATGATAATTACAGCTTGAGTTATGATGAAAGTATTCTGAACGGAAATATCTGGGATAGCTTGTTTTCAACGGGATATTTAAACGAAAATTCAAATATTTATATGGATATTCTGACAAATACCTTGAACAATAGCATTTCTGTTTATGACCAGCTTGGTTTTGAGAGGCCTGCAAATTTGCAATCTGATATAGGTGCATTGGAGATAAATTAA